TTGCCCCTTTTTTTATGCAAAGCAAAAATGGACTATTTATGTAGCTTATATCAAAATCCCTATTTTTTCTTTCATAATCCTAAGATCAATATCATGTCTGCCGTATTCCTCTTTTATTTTATTGGTAACCTCAACAAGGTTTTCTAACTTGGTTGAAGCTTCTTCTTTAAATTTATTCATATCTGCCCTAAAATGCTCTACATCTGTTTTAAATTGCATAACTCCACCAAATGCATTGTACAGTGTATCTATACAGCCTGTATTTTCTAATATTGCCTGCTTTAGACTTTGCATTTCTGTCTGCATATTCCTGATGTCATTTTTAAGAGTTGAAACCTCTTTCTCCAGAGCATCAACCCTTTGCTCAAGAACAGAAACTGCCCTCTCAAGCTCGCCAACTCTCACCTCAAGCCTATCAAACCTCTCTTCAAGTCTGTCAAGCCTCTCTTCAAACCTGTCAAGTCTTTCTTCTACCCTGTCAAGTCTTTCTTCTACTCTGTCAAGTCTTTCTTCTACTCTGTCAAGTCTCTCTTCAACCCTATCAAGCCTTTCTTCCACTCTGTCAAGCCCTTCTTTTACCTCTTTTACATCGCTTTTTAGTTCCTCAATACCTAAGGCAATTTTCTCTAACAGTTCTCTTTCTGACATAGAACAAACCTCCAAAAAATTTCCCTTTTCCTATTGTACCAAACTAAATTGCAAAAATTCAATCAACACTTTATAACAGCTCAGTATGCATTTTCCATAAACTTGCCCCCAAAGATGGTTGCCAGAATAATTTTTATATCAAGCCAGAAAGACCAGTTTTCTATGTACCAGATATCGTATTTTATCCTCTCTTCAATCGAGGTATCCCCTCGAAGCCCATGAATCTGTGCCCAGCCGGTAATCCCCGGACGCACACGGTGCTTTATCATGTACTTTGGAATTTCCTCTTTGAACTTTTCCACAAAGTACGGCCTTTCTGGCCTTGGCCCCACCAAGCT
The Caldicellulosiruptor morganii DNA segment above includes these coding regions:
- a CDS encoding coiled-coil domain-containing protein; the encoded protein is MSERELLEKIALGIEELKSDVKEVKEGLDRVEERLDRVEERLDRVEERLDRVEERLDRVEERLDRFEERLDRLEERFDRLEVRVGELERAVSVLEQRVDALEKEVSTLKNDIRNMQTEMQSLKQAILENTGCIDTLYNAFGGVMQFKTDVEHFRADMNKFKEEASTKLENLVEVTNKIKEEYGRHDIDLRIMKEKIGILI